The genomic region TTCTGTCCGGCGCGGCTTGGGCGTCAACGTGCTTTCGACGCCGGCCGGTATCCTGACGGACCGAGAGGCCCGTAAGCGCAACCTGGGTGGCGAACTCCTGTGCTCGGTGTGGTAGGCGCGCCCATGTCACGCATCGGCAAACTGCCCGTTCTGATTCCCGATAAAGTCAAAGTCCAAGTGGCTAATGGCTTGGTGCGGGTCGAAGGACCCAAAGGCCAACTGCAGCATCAACTGCCCCCAGGCATCAAGGTTGAAGTGGCTGGCGGGGCACTGCACGTGCTGCGGGAGAATGAGACACGCAACACGCGCTCTCTACACGGCCTTACGCAACGGCTAGTCGCGAACATGGTTCACGGTGTGCACAGCGGGTTCACCCGAACCCTGGAAATTGTCGGCGTGGGCTACCGGGCAGAGAGCCGGGGGCAGGCGCTGCATCTCAGCCTGGGCTATTCGCACCCGATCTTGTTTCAGTTACCTCCTGGAATACAGGCGCGTGTGGACAAACAAACCACCATTACCCTCGAGGGCATCGATAGGCAGGTCTTGGGCGAGACAGCGGCAACCATTCGACGCCTGCGCCCACCCGAGCCCTACAAGGGTAAGGGTATCAAATACGCGAATGAGGTTCTGCGCCGGAAGGCTGGAAAGGCCGCCGGCGCGGCGGGAGCCGGTTGATCATGAGTTTAGGGATGAAGGTCTTGGCGCGCGTACGCCGCCAGCAACGTGTCCGCCGGCGGGTACAGGGCACGGATGCACGGCCACGCCTGTGCGTGTTTCGCAGCGGCAAACACATCTACGCGCAAGTCGTTTCAGATGAAACGGGACGGACCCTGGC from Candidatus Binatia bacterium harbors:
- the rplF gene encoding 50S ribosomal protein L6; the encoded protein is MSRIGKLPVLIPDKVKVQVANGLVRVEGPKGQLQHQLPPGIKVEVAGGALHVLRENETRNTRSLHGLTQRLVANMVHGVHSGFTRTLEIVGVGYRAESRGQALHLSLGYSHPILFQLPPGIQARVDKQTTITLEGIDRQVLGETAATIRRLRPPEPYKGKGIKYANEVLRRKAGKAAGAAGAG